A genomic stretch from Helianthus annuus cultivar XRQ/B chromosome 1, HanXRQr2.0-SUNRISE, whole genome shotgun sequence includes:
- the LOC110872677 gene encoding UV-B-induced protein At3g17800, chloroplastic — protein MEYYCLSSSININNLPYSSPNNNINNRRFNGLSVVKRCRSRVVVAAACDYGGYCEFSSLNTPIVPVTPAGRFLSSVWLNERKSFHEAVAETLEKLVADVDEAYVRRALTADSSEADLHRRIADLKAKECKTSVEDVMYMLIFYKFSELKVHLIPPLSKCIYNNRLEILPSKDWELESIHSLDILEMIREYLTFVIGWRSDFNVTETWATTKIKHAKLCQIYTASILFGYFLKSTTIEMSLVDPIDDMIMNSYKCRRKNLVFGHMHNKIPTSPFDGTKEQEKLISYLTGFTSDSLAKCAQPKSKEALNLITKHSFALFGDVESENVLSTSFATLKRLVLEAIAFGSFLWDTEEYVKTVYTLEEIN, from the exons ATGGAATATTATTGTCTCTCATCCTCcatcaacatcaacaaccttCCGTACTCTTCTCCGAATAATAACATTAACAATCGTCGTTTCAACGGTTTATCGGTGGTCAAACGGTGTCGTTCGAGAGTTGTGGTTGCCGCTGCGTGTGATTATGGCGGTTATTGTGAGTTTAGTAGTTTGAATACTCCGATTGTGCCGGTGACGCCGGCCGGTAGGTTTTTGTCGAGTGTGTGGTTGAATGAACGGAAGTCGTTTCATGAGGCGGTTGCGGAGACGTTGGAGAAATTAGTTGCGGATGTTGATGAGGCTTATGTTCGTAGAGCGTTGACTGCTGATTCGAGTGAAGCTGATCTTCATAG GAGGATTGCTGACTTAAAAGCAAAGGAATGCAAAACCTCTGTAGAAGATGTCATGTACATGTTAATCTTCTACAAATTCTCAGAACTCAAAGTGCATCTAATTCCACCTCTGTCGAAGTGTATATACAACAACAGACTAGAAATCCTGCCTTCAAAAGACTGGGAACTCGAATCGATTCACAGCCTCGATATCTTGGAGATGATACGAGAATACCTAACATTTGTTATCGGATGGAGATCAGACTTTAATGTAACCGAAACTTGGGCCACAACCAAAATCAAACACGCCAAGCTTTGTCAAATCTACACAGCATCGATTCTATTCGGTTACTTCCTCAAATCCACCACCATAGAAATGAGTCTCGTTGACCCTATTGATGACATGATCATGAACTCATACAAATGCAGAAGAAAGAACTTGGTATTCGGTCACATGCATAACAAGATACCAACATCACCGTTCGATGGTACAAAGGAGCAAGAGAAGTTGATTTCGTATTTGACAGGATTCACCTCTGACTCGTTAGCAAAATGTGCTCAGCCGAAGTCGAAAGAGGCTTTGAATTTAATAACCAAACATAGCTTTGCGCTTTTTGGTGATGTTGAATCTGAAAATGTGTTGTCTACGTCGTTTGCTACCCTGAAAAGATTAGTCTTGGAGGCGATTGCTTTCGGTTCGTTTCTTTGGGACACAGAAGAGTATGTGAAGACTGTATATACCCTTGAGGAGATCAACTAA